One stretch of Cedecea neteri DNA includes these proteins:
- the tdcD gene encoding propionate kinase, whose protein sequence is MNEYPVILTINCGSSSVKFSVLDEISMEPLLAGICEGINTEATTLIVNSGEPVKLAHSDYEDALAAIALELEKRNLIECVAYIGHRIAHGGAIFGESVLLTDEVVEQIRAVSPLAPLHNYANLSGVASARLRFPGVPQVAVFDTSFHQTISPEAYLYGLPYSYFKEHGVRRYGFHGTSHRYVSMQAAELPELKGVSSGLVIAHLGNGASVCAVAGGQSVDTSMGMTPLEGLIMGTRCGDVDFGAMVWLARQTGQSLDDLEQVANTESGLLGLSGISSDLRTLEKAWREGDARAELAINTFVHRIARAIGGHATSLPRFDGLIFTGGIGENSVLIRRLVIKHLRVFGIEMDEEKNARPNSDGERIISSESSAVLCAVIPTNEEKMIAFDARRLGKASHLAEFA, encoded by the coding sequence ATGAATGAATATCCGGTAATATTAACCATAAATTGCGGTTCATCTTCAGTTAAGTTTTCCGTGCTGGATGAAATTTCCATGGAGCCACTTTTAGCGGGGATTTGCGAGGGGATTAACACCGAGGCGACCACGCTGATTGTTAATAGCGGCGAGCCGGTGAAGTTGGCTCATTCCGATTATGAAGATGCGCTGGCGGCAATTGCTCTCGAACTTGAAAAGCGCAACCTGATTGAATGCGTGGCCTATATAGGCCACCGCATTGCGCACGGCGGGGCTATTTTTGGCGAATCGGTATTGCTCACGGATGAGGTTGTGGAGCAAATTCGTGCCGTTTCACCGCTCGCTCCGCTGCACAATTATGCCAACCTTAGCGGCGTCGCCTCTGCCCGGCTGCGCTTTCCTGGCGTGCCGCAGGTCGCGGTATTTGATACCAGTTTTCATCAGACGATTAGCCCGGAAGCCTACCTTTATGGCCTGCCGTACAGCTACTTCAAAGAGCACGGCGTCAGGCGCTATGGATTCCACGGCACCTCTCACCGCTACGTTTCAATGCAGGCTGCTGAGTTGCCTGAACTGAAAGGCGTCTCATCAGGGCTGGTGATTGCTCATCTGGGTAACGGCGCGTCGGTTTGTGCGGTTGCAGGAGGGCAAAGCGTCGATACCTCTATGGGAATGACGCCGCTGGAAGGGCTCATCATGGGCACGCGGTGTGGCGACGTGGACTTCGGGGCGATGGTGTGGCTGGCAAGGCAAACCGGGCAATCGCTGGATGACCTTGAGCAGGTGGCAAACACCGAATCAGGCCTGCTGGGGCTTTCGGGTATCTCTTCCGACCTGAGGACGCTGGAGAAAGCCTGGCGGGAAGGTGACGCTCGTGCCGAACTGGCGATAAACACTTTTGTGCACCGTATCGCCAGAGCCATAGGCGGGCATGCTACTTCGCTCCCCCGTTTTGACGGTTTAATTTTTACCGGCGGCATTGGCGAAAATTCCGTGCTTATTCGCAGGCTGGTCATTAAACATTTACGCGTATTCGGCATAGAAATGGATGAAGAAAAAAACGCGCGGCCTAATTCTGACGGCGAGCGAATTATTTCATCCGAAAGTTCTGCGGTGCTGTGCGCGGTAATTCCTACCAATGAAGAAAAAATGATTGCTTTTGATGCCCGACGGCTGGGGAAAGCCTCTCATTTAGCGGAATTCGCTTAA
- the tdcA gene encoding transcriptional regulator TdcA has product MDNTTLPKTQHLVVFQEVVRSGSFGSAAKQLGLTQPAVSKIISDMEALFGLELIIRKNTGVQLTVAGKVLLGYAESITREMRNMCNEMSSLVGSEAVDVSFGYPSLIGFTFLPGMMKAFKELYPHAEVSMFEAQLCSFLPAIRDGRLDFAIGTLSGEMLLQDLHIEPLFESEFILVASRTRTRGGAMTLRSLSHEQWVLPHTEMGYYSELLTILQKNHITSDKIIKTDSVVTIYNMVLTAGFLTIIPREMIAPFGSQEFIQVPLTDELPVARYAAVWSKNCRIKKSAATLVELARVHSVRNQYQFNKLTVVA; this is encoded by the coding sequence ATGGATAATACGACATTACCTAAAACACAGCACCTGGTCGTATTTCAGGAAGTGGTAAGAAGTGGTTCATTTGGCTCTGCGGCGAAGCAGCTGGGTTTGACTCAGCCAGCGGTCAGTAAAATTATCAGCGACATGGAGGCTCTGTTCGGACTGGAGCTTATCATTCGCAAAAATACCGGCGTTCAGCTCACCGTGGCAGGTAAAGTGCTGCTCGGCTACGCCGAGTCTATTACCCGCGAAATGCGCAATATGTGCAACGAAATGAGCAGCCTGGTCGGCAGCGAGGCGGTGGATGTTTCCTTCGGCTATCCTTCACTTATCGGCTTTACTTTCCTGCCGGGCATGATGAAAGCCTTCAAAGAGCTGTACCCTCATGCCGAAGTCTCGATGTTTGAAGCGCAGCTTTGTTCCTTCTTACCGGCAATACGCGACGGCAGGCTGGACTTTGCTATCGGCACGCTCAGCGGCGAAATGCTGCTTCAGGATTTACATATTGAGCCGCTGTTCGAATCAGAGTTTATTCTGGTTGCCAGCCGAACACGAACGCGCGGAGGCGCGATGACGCTTCGCTCATTAAGCCATGAGCAGTGGGTGTTGCCTCACACCGAAATGGGCTACTACAGCGAACTCCTGACCATCCTGCAAAAGAACCACATCACCAGCGATAAAATCATCAAAACTGACTCCGTAGTCACCATCTATAACATGGTGCTGACCGCCGGTTTCCTGACGATTATTCCCCGTGAAATGATCGCCCCCTTTGGTTCTCAGGAGTTTATTCAGGTTCCCTTAACGGATGAACTGCCTGTAGCACGCTATGCCGCGGTATGGTCAAAAAATTGCCGAATAAAAAAATCAGCCGCCACGTTGGTCGAATTAGCCAGAGTGCATTCAGTACGTAATCAATATCAATTTAATAAATTAACGGTGGTGGCTTAG
- the tdcB gene encoding bifunctional threonine ammonia-lyase/L-serine ammonia-lyase TdcB, translating into MHIDNELPVTFNDVLEAKKRISGFVYKTGMPRSNYLSECCKGDIYLKFENMQRTGSFKMRGAFNKLSSLSEEERARGVVACSAGNHAQGVSLSCALLGINGKVVMPKGAPKSKVAATTDYSAQVIIHGDNFNETIAKVSEIVETEGRIFIPPFDDEKVIAGQGTIGLEILEDLYDVDNVIVPIGGGGLIAGIAVAIKSINPTINIIGVQAENVHGMASSFRTGEITAYRASSTLADGCDVARPGALTFEIVKKLVTDIILVSEEEIRNSMVALIQRNKIVTEGAGALACAALLSGKLDHYIKGRKTVSIISGGNIDLSRVSEITGTAEACLS; encoded by the coding sequence ATGCATATCGACAACGAACTTCCTGTCACTTTTAACGATGTTCTCGAAGCGAAAAAAAGAATATCTGGATTTGTGTATAAAACCGGGATGCCTCGCTCTAATTATCTTAGCGAATGCTGTAAAGGTGACATCTATTTAAAATTTGAAAATATGCAGCGCACCGGCTCGTTTAAAATGCGCGGCGCATTCAACAAGCTTAGCTCGCTGAGCGAAGAGGAAAGAGCCCGGGGCGTCGTGGCCTGCTCTGCGGGGAATCATGCCCAGGGCGTTTCACTGTCCTGTGCGCTTCTCGGTATCAACGGCAAGGTGGTGATGCCAAAAGGGGCACCAAAGTCGAAGGTCGCCGCCACCACAGATTATTCGGCTCAGGTCATTATCCACGGCGATAATTTTAACGAAACCATCGCTAAGGTTAGCGAGATTGTTGAAACCGAAGGGCGCATCTTTATCCCACCTTTTGATGATGAAAAAGTGATTGCCGGGCAGGGCACGATTGGCCTGGAGATCCTTGAAGATCTATACGACGTCGATAATGTGATTGTGCCTATTGGCGGCGGTGGCCTGATTGCCGGGATTGCGGTAGCGATTAAATCCATTAACCCAACGATTAATATTATTGGCGTGCAGGCAGAAAACGTTCACGGCATGGCCTCTTCTTTCCGTACTGGCGAAATTACCGCGTATCGAGCAAGCAGCACGTTGGCTGACGGTTGTGACGTCGCTCGCCCAGGGGCGTTAACCTTCGAAATCGTTAAAAAATTAGTCACCGATATTATTTTGGTCAGCGAAGAAGAGATCAGAAATAGCATGGTGGCACTTATTCAGAGAAACAAAATTGTCACCGAGGGGGCCGGTGCGCTTGCCTGTGCTGCTTTATTAAGCGGCAAGCTTGACCATTATATTAAAGGCCGGAAAACCGTGAGTATTATTTCTGGCGGAAATATTGATTTGTCTCGCGTCTCTGAAATTACTGGCACCGCGGAAGCCTGCCTGAGTTAA
- the tdcC gene encoding threonine/serine transporter TdcC, producing the protein MSNAETTLVGQKESSLWRKSDTTWTLGLFGTAIGAGVLFFPIRAGYGGLIPILIMLVLAYPIAFFCHRALARLCLSGSNPSGNITETVEEHFGKTGGVVITFLYFFAICPLLWIYGVTITNTFMTFWENQLQLMPLNRGLVALLLLMLMAFVIFFGKDLMVKVMSYLVFPFIASLIIISLSLIPYWNSAVIEQVNLSEIALTGHDGILVTVWLGISIMVFSFNFSPIVSSFVVSKREEYEADFGKAYTEDKCSKIISRASMLMVGVVMFFAFSCLFTLSPQNMAEAKAQNIPVLSYLANHFSSLSGSKSTFATVLEYGASIIALVAIFKSFFGHYLGTLEGLNGLVLKFGYKSDKTKISQSKLNLISMAFIMGSTWVVAYANPNILDLIEAMGAPIIASLLCLLPMYAIRKVPALSKYRGRTENIFVTAIGLLTILNIVYKIL; encoded by the coding sequence ATGAGTAATGCAGAAACAACCCTTGTTGGTCAAAAAGAATCCTCGCTGTGGCGTAAGTCCGATACCACCTGGACTCTCGGCCTGTTTGGCACCGCCATCGGCGCAGGAGTACTGTTTTTCCCGATTCGCGCGGGCTATGGCGGCCTGATCCCAATATTGATCATGCTGGTCCTGGCCTACCCAATCGCTTTCTTCTGCCACCGGGCGCTGGCGCGGCTGTGCCTTTCCGGCAGTAACCCATCGGGAAATATCACCGAAACCGTAGAGGAGCATTTTGGTAAAACCGGCGGGGTGGTTATCACCTTCCTGTACTTCTTTGCTATTTGCCCGCTGCTGTGGATTTACGGCGTCACCATCACTAACACCTTCATGACCTTCTGGGAAAACCAGCTTCAGCTTATGCCGCTAAATCGTGGGCTGGTCGCGCTGTTGCTGCTGATGTTGATGGCCTTTGTCATCTTCTTCGGCAAGGATCTGATGGTGAAGGTGATGAGCTATCTCGTTTTCCCGTTCATCGCGAGCCTGATTATTATTTCCCTGTCGCTGATCCCTTACTGGAATTCGGCGGTTATCGAGCAGGTGAATCTGAGTGAAATCGCCTTGACCGGGCATGACGGCATTCTGGTGACGGTGTGGCTCGGTATCTCCATCATGGTGTTCTCCTTTAACTTCTCGCCGATTGTCTCTTCTTTTGTAGTGTCGAAGCGCGAAGAGTACGAAGCGGATTTCGGAAAAGCCTATACCGAAGATAAGTGCTCAAAAATCATCTCACGTGCCAGCATGTTGATGGTCGGCGTGGTGATGTTCTTCGCCTTCAGCTGCCTGTTCACGCTGTCGCCGCAGAACATGGCTGAAGCGAAAGCGCAGAACATTCCGGTGCTGTCCTACCTCGCTAACCATTTCTCTTCGCTGTCCGGTTCTAAGTCTACTTTTGCCACGGTGCTGGAATACGGCGCGTCGATTATCGCCCTGGTGGCCATTTTCAAATCCTTCTTTGGTCACTACCTGGGTACGCTGGAAGGGCTGAATGGCCTGGTCCTGAAGTTTGGCTATAAGAGCGACAAAACGAAGATTTCTCAGAGCAAACTTAATCTGATCAGCATGGCGTTTATCATGGGGTCAACCTGGGTTGTGGCCTACGCTAACCCCAACATTCTTGACCTGATTGAAGCAATGGGTGCCCCGATTATTGCCTCTCTGCTGTGCCTGCTGCCGATGTACGCTATTCGTAAAGTCCCGGCGCTGAGCAAATATAGAGGCAGAACCGAAAACATCTTCGTTACCGCGATCGGCCTGCTGACGATCCTGAATATCGTATACAAAATCTTGTAA